One Microbacterium sp. No. 7 genomic window carries:
- a CDS encoding PulJ/GspJ family protein: MIRRLRETANDERGMSLIELVIAVALIAVVGAGMAAMLMGIWNGQSTATAVTEATTRGSTAANMLERAVRGAVAIHSDGTTLRVRTAYADERRCQGFSDADGVLRFAQGSGALPAVSSWPVFYGGPTETVFALSGTSVDYTLDFRGSAKETGAAVVLEGTVSARVTALEPGGAPCW, encoded by the coding sequence ATGATCCGCAGACTCCGTGAGACCGCGAACGATGAGCGAGGGATGTCGCTCATCGAGCTCGTCATCGCCGTGGCGCTCATCGCCGTGGTGGGGGCGGGCATGGCCGCGATGCTGATGGGCATCTGGAACGGCCAGTCGACCGCGACGGCGGTGACCGAGGCCACGACGCGCGGCAGCACGGCGGCGAACATGCTCGAACGGGCCGTGCGCGGCGCCGTCGCGATCCACAGCGACGGGACGACGCTGAGGGTGAGGACGGCCTACGCCGACGAACGCAGGTGCCAGGGGTTCAGCGACGCCGACGGCGTGCTGCGCTTCGCCCAGGGCAGCGGCGCGCTGCCCGCGGTGTCGAGCTGGCCGGTGTTCTACGGCGGGCCGACCGAGACGGTGTTCGCGCTGAGCGGCACGTCGGTGGACTACACGCTCGACTTCCGCGGGAGCGCGAAGGAGACGGGCGCGGCGGTCGTGCTGGAGGGCACGGTGTCGGCACGCGTGACCGCACTGGAGCCGGGAGGAGCGCCATGCTGGTGA
- a CDS encoding dihydrofolate reductase family protein yields the protein MRELVYYIGVSIDGFIAAPDGTADAFPFEGDHVPLLTGEFADALPAHVLAAIGATPPRTRFDAVIMGWNTYAVAHDAGIDSPYAHLDQYVASRTRTTAPDAVTLTADPVATVRELKAHSGLGIYLCGGGELASVLADEIDRIIVKRYPVLFGGGIPMLRAEAYRPASFTLEQTRTFASGVTVQEYARRA from the coding sequence ATGCGCGAGCTCGTCTACTACATCGGCGTCAGCATCGACGGCTTCATCGCCGCGCCCGACGGCACGGCCGACGCCTTTCCGTTCGAGGGCGACCACGTGCCCCTGCTCACGGGCGAGTTCGCCGACGCCCTCCCCGCGCACGTGCTGGCCGCGATCGGCGCGACACCGCCCCGCACCCGGTTCGACGCCGTCATCATGGGCTGGAACACCTACGCCGTCGCGCACGACGCGGGCATCGACAGTCCCTACGCGCACCTCGACCAGTACGTCGCATCGCGCACGCGCACGACGGCACCGGATGCCGTGACCCTGACCGCAGACCCCGTCGCGACCGTGCGGGAGCTGAAGGCGCATTCCGGTCTCGGCATCTACCTGTGCGGGGGCGGCGAGCTGGCATCCGTGCTCGCCGACGAGATCGACCGCATCATCGTCAAGCGCTATCCCGTGCTGTTCGGCGGCGGCATCCCGATGCTGCGCGCCGAGGCCTACCGCCCCGCGTCGTTCACGCTGGAGCAGACCCGCACGTTCGCCTCCGGCGTCACCGTGCAGGAATACGCCCGACGCGCATGA
- a CDS encoding type II secretion system protein — protein MTHASAPDDRDGGFTLIEVVVAVVLLGFLAIAILPALMMGLEIAGQQSSRATAIRAVNGAIEEARATPTCAGLASAVAARDLVDGRGARLSLSGMADPACADGRGATFWLDVAVTDADGTNIHSDRALVFVP, from the coding sequence TTGACTCACGCCAGCGCACCGGACGACCGCGACGGCGGCTTCACCCTCATCGAAGTCGTGGTCGCCGTCGTGCTGCTCGGATTCCTCGCGATCGCGATCCTGCCGGCACTCATGATGGGGCTCGAGATCGCCGGGCAGCAGTCGTCCCGCGCCACCGCGATCCGCGCGGTGAACGGCGCGATCGAGGAGGCGCGGGCGACGCCGACGTGTGCGGGACTCGCGAGCGCCGTCGCGGCGCGCGACCTCGTCGACGGCCGGGGGGCGAGGCTGAGCCTCTCGGGCATGGCCGACCCCGCGTGCGCCGACGGGCGGGGCGCCACCTTCTGGCTCGACGTCGCGGTGACGGATGCCGACGGCACGAACATCCACTCCGACCGCGCCCTCGTCTTCGTGCCATGA
- a CDS encoding type IV pilin protein codes for MLAQLLRRSADLRARRAASGDRGFSLIELIVVVAILGILVAIAIPVFTNIQQSAQDNAAKATASSGATQASADLAAGQPATLPVKDPANKNITSIAFDGATPTTIDAVCVVVTYTGGSATQQKAGPGC; via the coding sequence ATGCTTGCACAGCTGCTCCGACGATCCGCCGACCTGCGCGCGCGGCGCGCCGCGTCGGGCGACCGAGGCTTCTCGCTCATCGAGCTCATCGTGGTCGTCGCGATCCTGGGGATCCTGGTGGCGATCGCGATCCCGGTGTTCACGAACATCCAGCAGTCCGCGCAGGACAATGCGGCGAAGGCGACGGCTTCGTCGGGCGCAACGCAGGCTTCTGCTGATCTTGCTGCCGGTCAGCCGGCAACGTTGCCTGTGAAAGACCCCGCGAACAAGAACATCACGAGCATCGCCTTTGACGGTGCTACCCCGACGACTATCGATGCCGTGTGCGTTGTTGTGACCTACACCGGCGGCTCTGCGACACAGCAGAAGGCCGGCCCCGGCTGCTGA
- a CDS encoding TetR/AcrR family transcriptional regulator has protein sequence MARNDTRRTQLADAAVRVLAAEGARGLTHRAVDAEAGVPRGTASNYFATRDAIVDAIIGRIGERLAPDPAVHAALAEREPDREAYAAYVRDILHRLLGDRDATLALFELRLEAARRPAVAEAVSAWQRGGLAGDVDFTLDAGLPGGREEIVLLHYAMDGLVLDQLTVPIAPDTDPAAAVDALVARILRS, from the coding sequence ATGGCCCGCAACGACACGAGGCGCACTCAGCTCGCCGACGCGGCCGTGCGCGTGCTCGCCGCGGAGGGCGCGCGCGGTCTCACCCACCGCGCCGTCGACGCGGAGGCGGGCGTGCCACGGGGCACGGCATCCAACTACTTCGCGACGCGCGACGCGATCGTCGACGCGATCATCGGCCGCATCGGCGAACGGCTCGCACCCGACCCGGCGGTGCACGCCGCGCTCGCCGAGCGCGAGCCCGATCGCGAGGCGTACGCGGCGTACGTGCGCGACATCCTGCACCGCCTGCTCGGGGACCGCGACGCGACCCTCGCGCTGTTCGAGCTGCGCCTCGAGGCGGCGCGCCGCCCGGCCGTGGCCGAAGCGGTGAGCGCCTGGCAGCGCGGCGGGCTCGCGGGAGACGTCGACTTCACCCTGGATGCCGGACTCCCCGGCGGTCGTGAGGAGATCGTGCTGCTGCACTACGCGATGGACGGCCTCGTGCTCGACCAGCTCACCGTGCCCATCGCGCCCGACACCGATCCGGCCGCCGCTGTCGACGCCCTCGTCGCCCGCATCCTGCGGAGCTGA